A region from the Sphingomonas brevis genome encodes:
- the paaD gene encoding 1,2-phenylacetyl-CoA epoxidase subunit PaaD: MSEAGIRAVLEAVMDPEIPVVSIMDLGIVRAIETDKVTITPTYSGCPATDFIERNIREALDANGYGDVAIETVLSPPWSTDWISEEGKEKLRDYGIAPPELAKVATCPRCGSTDTEEVSRFGSTPCKAQWRCKDCLEPFDRFKCH, translated from the coding sequence GTGAGCGAGGCGGGCATTCGCGCCGTCCTGGAGGCGGTGATGGATCCGGAAATCCCGGTCGTGTCGATCATGGACCTTGGCATCGTTCGCGCGATCGAGACGGACAAGGTCACTATCACGCCAACCTATTCCGGCTGTCCAGCGACTGATTTCATCGAACGCAACATTCGCGAAGCGCTTGACGCCAACGGCTATGGCGACGTCGCCATCGAGACGGTCCTGTCACCGCCATGGTCGACCGACTGGATCAGCGAGGAGGGCAAGGAAAAGCTGCGCGACTATGGCATCGCCCCGCCCGAGCTGGCCAAGGTCGCGACCTGCCCACGGTGCGGCTCAACCGATACCGAGGAAGTCAGCCGCTTCGGCTCGACCCCATGCAAGGCGCAGTGGCGCTGCAAGGACTGCCTGGAGCCGTTCGACCGGTTCAAGTGCCATTAG
- a CDS encoding chorismate synthase, translated as MSVNSFGHLFRLTTWGESHGPAIGCVVDGCPPGLDLDEPWVQQFLDLRRPGTSNNVSPRQEPDRVRIMSGVFEGKTTGTPIAMTIDNVDARSADYPKDAPHRPGHADFAYDAKYGFRDPRGGGRASARETAMRVAGGAVARLVIPEVNIAASVVEIGGEPDESRWEELLDDARTAGDSLGAIIECVAVGVPAGWGAPIYAKLDAGLAAACMGINAVKGVEIGEGFAAGRARGSESMEAKQASGIDGGISTGRAITIRVAFKPTSSIGIGGRHDPCVGIRGAPVVEAMVALVLADHKLLHRGQCG; from the coding sequence ATGAGCGTCAATAGCTTCGGCCATTTGTTCCGGCTGACGACCTGGGGCGAAAGCCATGGACCGGCGATCGGCTGCGTGGTCGATGGTTGCCCGCCCGGACTCGACCTCGACGAGCCTTGGGTGCAGCAATTCCTCGACCTGCGCCGTCCTGGAACGTCGAACAATGTTTCGCCACGACAGGAGCCCGACCGGGTTCGTATCATGTCGGGCGTTTTCGAAGGCAAGACGACCGGGACGCCGATCGCCATGACCATCGACAATGTCGATGCGCGGTCGGCGGACTATCCGAAGGACGCGCCCCATCGTCCGGGACATGCCGACTTCGCCTATGACGCCAAATATGGCTTCCGCGATCCGCGCGGCGGCGGGCGGGCTTCGGCGCGCGAGACCGCCATGCGCGTTGCCGGCGGCGCCGTCGCCCGGCTGGTAATCCCGGAAGTGAATATCGCCGCGAGCGTGGTCGAAATCGGCGGCGAGCCGGACGAAAGCCGCTGGGAAGAGCTGCTCGACGACGCCCGGACCGCTGGAGACAGCCTCGGCGCGATCATCGAATGCGTGGCAGTTGGTGTTCCCGCCGGCTGGGGCGCGCCGATTTACGCCAAGCTGGATGCCGGACTGGCCGCGGCATGCATGGGCATCAACGCCGTCAAGGGAGTCGAGATTGGCGAGGGATTTGCCGCCGGCCGGGCCCGCGGGAGCGAGAGCATGGAGGCCAAGCAGGCCAGCGGCATCGACGGCGGCATTTCGACCGGCAGGGCGATCACGATCCGCGTGGCCTTCAAGCCGACCTCAAGCATCGGCATCGGCGGCCGGCACGATCCATGCGTCGGGATCCGCGGCGCGCCGGTGGTCGAAGCGATGGTCGCACTGGTGCTGGCCGACCATAAGCTGCTGCACCGCGGCCAGTGCGGATAG
- the aroA gene encoding 3-phosphoshikimate 1-carboxyvinyltransferase — protein sequence MKLSARPAGPLQGEAEVPGDKSCSHRALILGAMAEGETRISGLLESDDVAATARAIESLGAEVRRDGKDWLVRGRPWEGPVAIDCGNSGTTARLLMGAVAGMPGVHAMLSGDASLAARPMQRVTLPLARMGAGIQGGDHLPITVEGALLGGIEHRNVPASAQVKSAILLAGLGTSAPVTVIEPVPSRDHTEIMLHQFGCQASVDDGPNGWVTSLGAQRTLAACHLHIGADPSSAAFPLVAAAIVSGSTIMVRGMLVNPLRTGLYEVLERMGAGVELSGERIQSGEIVADVQVRAAPLAPCHVSVQQVPAMIDEIPALAVACAFADGESIIEGLGELRLKESDRFGAIVAGLAACGVSAVADGDALRIFGGGKVRGGASIATQGDHRIAMAFLTLGSAAEQPVEVDEAEMIGTSFPGFVEVMQSLGADIG from the coding sequence GTGAAGCTGAGCGCCAGGCCCGCGGGGCCGCTACAGGGCGAAGCTGAAGTCCCCGGCGACAAGAGCTGCTCGCATCGTGCGCTGATCCTTGGCGCCATGGCCGAGGGCGAGACTCGGATTTCCGGCTTGCTTGAAAGCGACGACGTGGCGGCGACGGCGAGGGCGATAGAGAGCCTCGGAGCCGAGGTGCGGCGGGACGGCAAGGATTGGCTTGTTCGCGGGCGTCCTTGGGAAGGGCCCGTGGCGATCGACTGCGGCAATAGCGGCACCACCGCACGGCTTCTTATGGGTGCCGTGGCGGGCATGCCCGGTGTCCACGCCATGCTAAGCGGTGACGCATCTCTCGCGGCCCGACCGATGCAGCGAGTGACCTTGCCGTTGGCCAGGATGGGAGCCGGGATCCAGGGCGGTGATCACCTGCCAATTACAGTTGAAGGCGCGCTGCTGGGCGGCATCGAGCATCGCAACGTGCCGGCCTCGGCCCAGGTCAAATCGGCAATCCTGCTGGCCGGCCTTGGTACCAGCGCGCCAGTCACGGTGATCGAGCCGGTTCCGTCCCGCGACCATACTGAAATCATGCTTCACCAGTTCGGCTGCCAGGCGTCGGTCGACGATGGTCCGAACGGCTGGGTCACCTCGCTCGGTGCGCAGCGGACGCTTGCGGCTTGCCATCTCCACATCGGCGCCGATCCGTCATCGGCCGCCTTCCCGCTGGTCGCCGCGGCAATCGTTTCCGGCTCCACCATCATGGTCCGCGGAATGCTGGTCAATCCGCTGAGAACCGGTCTCTATGAAGTCTTGGAACGGATGGGTGCTGGCGTCGAGCTGTCCGGCGAGCGCATCCAATCGGGCGAAATCGTCGCCGATGTCCAGGTCAGGGCCGCGCCTTTGGCTCCCTGCCATGTCAGCGTCCAGCAGGTCCCGGCGATGATCGACGAGATTCCTGCGTTGGCTGTCGCTTGTGCCTTCGCAGATGGAGAAAGCATCATCGAAGGGCTCGGCGAGCTGCGTTTGAAGGAAAGCGACCGGTTCGGAGCGATCGTGGCCGGGCTTGCGGCTTGCGGCGTGAGCGCGGTTGCCGACGGGGATGCCCTGCGAATTTTCGGTGGGGGAAAGGTTCGCGGCGGTGCAAGTATCGCGACACAAGGCGACCATCGCATCGCCATGGCATTCTTGACGCTTGGTTCTGCCGCCGAGCAGCCTGTCGAGGTTGACGAGGCCGAAATGATCGGCACCAGCTTTCCAGGCTTCGTTGAAGTGATGCAATCGCTGGGAGCGGACATCGGATGA
- a CDS encoding 3-deoxy-7-phosphoheptulonate synthase → MSATLVSNLGWYPSSWRGHPARQMPHYADDGAVQAVEARLDASAPVVRIEDAARLRDLMADLAGGRGFLLQGGDCAESFDDPVAEQVAGIVSLFDAMTDRIGPNMAGPLVEIARIAGQFAKPRSVQDETHDGVTLPAYRGDIVNGIDFDAEARQPEPLRMIRAHMQSVGTAASLAAARGPGAPIFTSHEALLLPYEEPLTRRDSAGRWWATSGHMLWLGDRTRQLDSAHVEYLRGIENVVGVKCGPTLAPGELAELMDRLDPLGRPGKLVLIGRFGAKRIGDVLPPLLEATRGRPVVWTIDPMHGNTSMTGKRKVRRLPDILAEVDAFFAIARDQGVHPGGVHLEMSALDVTECIGGRGPASIDELEKNWLTACDPRLNRAQAIDLAAHVAALLA, encoded by the coding sequence ATGAGCGCGACGCTAGTATCCAATCTCGGCTGGTATCCTTCCAGCTGGCGCGGCCATCCGGCGCGGCAAATGCCGCACTATGCCGACGATGGCGCGGTGCAGGCCGTTGAGGCCAGGCTCGACGCCTCGGCGCCGGTGGTCCGGATCGAGGATGCTGCCCGGTTGCGCGATCTAATGGCCGATTTGGCCGGAGGCCGCGGCTTCCTCCTTCAGGGAGGCGATTGTGCCGAGAGCTTCGACGATCCGGTAGCGGAACAGGTTGCGGGCATCGTCAGCCTGTTCGACGCCATGACTGACCGAATAGGGCCCAATATGGCGGGACCGCTGGTTGAGATTGCCCGGATCGCCGGCCAGTTCGCCAAGCCTAGAAGCGTGCAGGACGAAACCCATGACGGCGTGACTCTGCCAGCGTATCGGGGCGACATCGTCAATGGCATCGACTTCGACGCCGAGGCCCGTCAGCCCGAACCGCTGCGGATGATCCGCGCCCATATGCAATCGGTCGGTACCGCCGCCAGCCTTGCCGCGGCGCGGGGACCGGGCGCGCCGATATTCACCAGCCACGAAGCCTTGCTGCTGCCCTACGAGGAGCCGCTAACCCGCCGCGATTCCGCCGGGCGGTGGTGGGCGACGTCGGGTCATATGCTGTGGCTCGGCGATCGCACCCGCCAGCTTGACAGTGCCCATGTCGAATATCTTCGCGGGATTGAGAATGTCGTCGGGGTGAAGTGCGGGCCGACGCTTGCTCCCGGTGAATTGGCCGAGTTGATGGACCGGCTCGATCCGCTTGGCCGTCCAGGCAAGCTCGTCCTGATCGGCCGTTTCGGTGCCAAGCGCATCGGCGACGTACTGCCGCCGCTGCTGGAGGCCACTAGGGGCCGGCCGGTGGTTTGGACGATCGATCCGATGCACGGCAACACCAGCATGACCGGCAAGCGGAAGGTCCGCCGCCTGCCTGACATATTGGCGGAAGTTGATGCTTTCTTCGCCATCGCCCGCGACCAAGGCGTGCATCCCGGCGGCGTGCATCTCGAAATGAGTGCGCTCGATGTCACCGAATGTATTGGCGGCCGCGGCCCGGCGTCGATCGACGAGTTGGAGAAGAACTGGCTGACCGCCTGCGACCCGCGGCTCAACCGCGCCCAGGCGATCGACCTCGCCGCCCACGTCGCGGCGCTGCTGGCGTGA